From the genome of Thermodesulfobacteriota bacterium, one region includes:
- a CDS encoding YkgJ family cysteine cluster protein — protein sequence MDGQYSGIELLKRPLVPLTFLVSGLFLTTGLPDIAATVAKLKENITLDGVFYDNPQVILKDYLDVFEPYERFKRGELKTRGRLIVDLDHKPLDILAGTILEIKQELLRRELGHINSALCGQYHCTICCQGPLEEEENSFFELPLTEEEALFFSLPGIDTTLTRSTNAYAEPPLMRNDQPFYKTEPALYRWRQGWGLILTRGSFCPNLNRDNGRCLIYEKRPGVCRWPQIFPMVLEKVFDPEGVQGIASANGVSLNDLTDKDHYYVSQEKILAVWDCPYVQEYKDDIIRFAELSSLEPVFRRNKK from the coding sequence ATGGATGGTCAGTATTCCGGTATAGAGCTGCTTAAAAGGCCGTTGGTACCCCTTACCTTTCTGGTCAGCGGGCTGTTTCTGACTACCGGTTTGCCGGACATTGCCGCAACCGTCGCTAAACTAAAAGAAAATATAACGCTGGACGGTGTGTTTTATGATAATCCTCAGGTCATATTAAAGGACTATCTGGATGTGTTCGAACCCTACGAAAGATTTAAAAGAGGAGAATTAAAAACCAGGGGGCGGCTGATCGTTGATTTAGACCACAAACCCCTGGATATCCTGGCCGGTACCATTTTGGAGATAAAGCAGGAGCTGCTGAGGCGGGAATTGGGGCACATAAATTCTGCCCTTTGCGGACAGTATCATTGCACCATTTGCTGTCAGGGACCGCTGGAAGAGGAAGAAAATTCTTTTTTTGAGCTGCCGTTGACTGAAGAAGAGGCACTGTTCTTCTCGTTGCCCGGCATAGATACAACCCTGACGCGGTCCACAAACGCCTACGCCGAACCTCCGTTAATGCGGAATGACCAGCCCTTCTACAAGACGGAGCCCGCTCTTTATCGCTGGCGTCAGGGATGGGGGCTTATTCTTACGCGCGGTTCTTTTTGTCCGAATTTGAACAGAGATAACGGCCGCTGCCTGATATATGAGAAGCGGCCAGGGGTCTGTCGCTGGCCACAGATTTTCCCGATGGTGCTGGAAAAGGTGTTTGACCCGGAAGGCGTCCAGGGGATTGCATCGGCAAACGGTGTGAGTCTCAACGATTTGACAGACAAGGATCACTACTATGTAAGTCAGGAAAAGATCCTGGCCGTGTGGGATTGTCCGTATGTGCAGGAATACAAGGATGATATTATCCGGTTTGCTGAACTGAGCAGCCTTGAGCCGGTTTTCCGCAGGAACAAGAAGTAA
- the rfaE2 gene encoding D-glycero-beta-D-manno-heptose 1-phosphate adenylyltransferase yields MKAGIVQLSIEIGNTQQNLERAVTGLENLGKQGVRLAVLPEMWATGFAYDKLPALTRETPQLLSALQSTAGNYNMAIAGSLPEEENGRYYNTAFLLDGKQGLIGKYRKTHPFPPTGEDRYFTKGHALPVFETDFGKVGIIICYDLRFPEICRHLAGNRATFIIVCAEWPLVRLGHWQTLTTARAIENQCFVVAANCRGTDGKTVFAGHSRIIGPDGFILFEADEKECLASIEIDSSQVETTRNFFNTVPSPAFAPSSYQDKIMSRDAARELITRLKKEGKRIVFTNGCFDILHVGHARYLAEARTQGDFLIIAVNSDESVRAIKGPDRPINNEENRAGLLAALATVDAVILFSEETPYNLIEALKPDVLVKGSDWEEEDIVGADMVKSCGGRVVRIPLIEGASTTETIERILTAKEVLSKT; encoded by the coding sequence GGCCACAGGCTTTGCCTACGATAAGCTCCCGGCCCTGACCCGGGAAACGCCCCAACTGCTTAGCGCCCTCCAGTCTACGGCCGGCAACTACAACATGGCCATTGCCGGCAGCCTGCCTGAGGAAGAAAACGGCCGCTATTACAATACGGCATTTCTCCTCGATGGGAAACAAGGTCTAATCGGCAAGTACCGCAAGACGCATCCCTTTCCACCCACCGGAGAGGATCGTTATTTTACCAAAGGCCATGCACTCCCGGTATTTGAAACAGATTTTGGCAAGGTCGGGATAATCATCTGCTATGACCTGCGGTTTCCCGAGATCTGCCGCCACCTGGCCGGTAATAGGGCGACGTTTATCATTGTATGCGCGGAGTGGCCCCTGGTGCGCCTCGGACACTGGCAGACCCTCACCACGGCCCGGGCTATCGAGAATCAGTGTTTTGTAGTGGCCGCCAACTGCCGCGGAACAGATGGGAAGACCGTATTTGCCGGGCATTCCCGCATCATAGGGCCGGACGGCTTTATCCTCTTTGAGGCAGACGAAAAAGAATGTCTTGCGTCTATAGAAATTGACTCCTCACAGGTAGAAACAACGAGGAACTTCTTCAATACCGTCCCCTCCCCCGCTTTTGCGCCCTCATCCTATCAGGACAAGATCATGTCCCGGGATGCGGCCAGAGAGCTCATCACGCGCCTTAAAAAGGAAGGGAAAAGAATCGTTTTTACCAATGGCTGCTTTGATATACTCCACGTCGGCCATGCCCGTTATCTGGCAGAAGCCAGGACACAGGGCGATTTCCTTATAATCGCCGTAAACAGTGATGAATCCGTGCGGGCCATAAAAGGGCCGGATCGGCCCATAAACAATGAGGAGAACCGGGCAGGGCTTCTGGCTGCCCTGGCCACAGTAGACGCGGTTATTTTATTTTCTGAAGAAACGCCATATAATCTGATCGAGGCGCTTAAACCGGATGTGCTCGTAAAGGGGAGCGACTGGGAAGAAGAGGATATCGTAGGCGCCGATATGGTTAAATCCTGCGGCGGCCGTGTGGTCCGGATACCCCTGATCGAAGGGGCATCGACCACGGAAACCATCGAGCGCATCCTCACGGCGAAGGAAGTATTGTCAAAAACTTAA
- a CDS encoding acylphosphatase, with protein sequence MPMVRAHVIINGRVQGVFFRYATQEEATRLGLKGWVKNRRDGQVEAVFEGDEATVEKMLKWCHQGPPHAVVNKVDVNWEDYKGESDRFDIRY encoded by the coding sequence ATGCCCATGGTAAGAGCGCATGTTATAATTAATGGTCGTGTGCAGGGGGTCTTTTTCCGGTACGCCACGCAAGAGGAGGCCACCCGCCTCGGACTCAAGGGTTGGGTAAAAAACAGGCGTGACGGGCAGGTGGAGGCGGTCTTCGAGGGAGATGAGGCCACCGTAGAAAAGATGCTGAAATGGTGTCATCAGGGACCGCCACATGCAGTAGTGAATAAGGTCGATGTAAACTGGGAGGATTATAAGGGGGAATCTGACAGATTCGATATACGTTATTAA
- the murI gene encoding glutamate racemase has protein sequence MIGIFDSGIGGLTVVKAVFQQLPDHEIIYFGDTARTPYGTKSPATIIDYAIQDTEFLLSKGAKIIVVACNTASSVATEALRDGFPDVPIFEVVTPAVVKVTQVTKNHNVGIIGTRATVNSNIYDKKIKDLYPDIKVFSNACPLLVPLVEEGWLKRRETKMILKKYLYPLKRKQIDTLVLGCTHYPLLKDIIQVKMGKRVKIVDSSAELAGYIKNYLAGHPEIDVILKRGNDNQFYVSDLTPTFAEIAKKILGRPIHLLLA, from the coding sequence ATGATCGGCATATTTGATTCAGGCATTGGCGGCCTTACCGTAGTCAAGGCCGTTTTCCAGCAACTCCCGGACCATGAAATCATATATTTTGGAGATACGGCCCGAACACCCTATGGGACTAAAAGTCCGGCCACCATTATCGACTATGCCATCCAGGATACTGAATTTTTGCTTTCCAAGGGGGCCAAAATTATTGTCGTTGCCTGTAACACCGCCTCCAGTGTAGCCACAGAGGCGCTGAGGGACGGGTTCCCTGATGTACCCATATTCGAGGTGGTAACCCCGGCCGTCGTCAAAGTCACACAGGTCACAAAAAATCACAACGTGGGTATCATTGGTACCAGAGCGACCGTCAATAGCAACATCTACGACAAAAAGATAAAAGACCTATATCCGGACATTAAGGTGTTCTCTAATGCCTGCCCGCTCCTCGTGCCTTTAGTGGAAGAAGGATGGCTTAAGCGCCGTGAGACCAAGATGATCTTAAAAAAATACCTTTACCCGCTGAAAAGAAAACAGATCGACACCCTGGTACTGGGCTGCACCCATTACCCCCTGCTTAAAGATATTATTCAGGTGAAAATGGGTAAACGGGTTAAGATTGTGGACTCATCAGCAGAGCTGGCCGGTTATATTAAAAACTACCTGGCCGGGCACCCGGAAATTGACGTTATACTCAAACGAGGCAACGATAACCAATTTTATGTCTCAGACCTTACGCCTACCTTTGCAGAGATCGCAAAAAAAATCCTGGGTAGGCCTATACACCTTTTGCTGGCATAG